Proteins encoded within one genomic window of uncultured Sphingopyxis sp.:
- a CDS encoding Smr/MutS family protein: MPRRLAPEESALWKKVAATVTPLPKAKAPLAPASPPTVRPPKPTPQSAAAPAAAPRAAPAKLPPPRRTHQTATLDGHWDRRLRKGLVRPDMSIDLHGHTLASAQALLDDAIGRALLRGARVLLVVAGRLRPGADRLPQMHGDPRPRGAIRASLPDWLAFSPHADQIVALRPAHVSHGGAGAVYVILRRGRE, translated from the coding sequence ATGCCACGGCGCCTTGCTCCCGAAGAAAGCGCGTTGTGGAAAAAGGTCGCAGCGACGGTGACGCCGCTGCCCAAGGCGAAGGCGCCGCTTGCGCCCGCGTCGCCGCCGACCGTCAGGCCGCCCAAGCCGACGCCGCAGAGCGCCGCTGCTCCCGCTGCCGCGCCGCGCGCCGCGCCGGCGAAGCTGCCGCCGCCGCGCCGCACGCATCAGACCGCAACGCTCGACGGTCATTGGGACCGCCGCCTCCGCAAGGGGCTCGTCCGCCCTGACATGAGCATCGACCTGCACGGCCACACGCTCGCCTCGGCGCAGGCGCTGCTCGATGACGCGATCGGCCGCGCGTTGCTGCGCGGCGCGCGCGTGTTGCTCGTCGTTGCAGGAAGGCTGCGTCCGGGGGCCGATCGCCTGCCGCAAATGCACGGCGACCCGCGCCCGCGCGGCGCGATCCGCGCCTCGCTGCCCGACTGGCTCGCCTTTTCTCCCCATGCCGACCAGATCGTCGCGCTCCGCCCCGCGCATGTGAGCCACGGCGGTGCGGGCGCCGTCTATGTGATCCTGCGGCGGGGGCGGGAGTAA
- the secB gene encoding protein-export chaperone SecB — protein MADETSPDLNNPALQPNGEDTSPAIGLISQYVKDLSFENPNAPAVYQWQEAPQIDVQFNIAADNVGENLYEVTLKIDVTSKTEQGTSFVIDLKYAGLFGVRNVPDDQLQPFFLAEAPRILFPFARRVVADAVQDGGFPPLLLEPIDFHGLFAQQVQAAQAEAAGEVAVGQA, from the coding sequence ATGGCCGACGAGACGAGCCCCGACCTCAACAACCCCGCCCTGCAGCCGAACGGCGAAGACACGAGCCCGGCGATCGGCCTGATCTCGCAATATGTGAAGGACCTGTCGTTCGAGAACCCGAACGCGCCCGCCGTCTATCAGTGGCAGGAAGCGCCGCAGATCGACGTGCAGTTCAACATCGCCGCCGACAATGTCGGCGAGAATCTGTACGAAGTGACGCTGAAAATCGACGTCACCTCGAAGACCGAGCAGGGCACGAGCTTCGTGATCGACCTCAAATATGCCGGCCTGTTCGGCGTCCGCAACGTCCCCGACGACCAGTTGCAGCCCTTCTTCCTCGCCGAAGCGCCGCGCATCCTCTTCCCCTTCGCGCGCCGCGTCGTCGCCGATGCGGTGCAGGACGGCGGCTTCCCGCCGCTGCTGCTCGAGCCGATCGATTTCCACGGCCTGTTCGCGCAGCAGGTGCAGGCGGCGCAGGCCGAAGCGGCCGGCGAAGTCGCGGTCGGCCAGGCCTGA
- a CDS encoding murein transglycosylase A has translation MILTAGAPRARTFGFALLAALPLLAALPLLAGCASVVPGEGGSRPATVAPAPARPLGTPRPYVPRPSERPGAAAQPIPATPLAPLPAAVPPPADATTAVASGVIAGPDFATLGVTAEQAAAALAAFRISCPSVQRRTDTSGLTQGADWTESCGAAKNWTDKDALAFFTRYFGTVQIGAGTAFVTGYYEPEIAASRDRRPGYDVPIYRRPADLVEVDLGQFADDLKGRKIRGRVEDGKFVRYYDRLAIESGALEGRGLEIAWAADAAEFFFLQVQGSGRLRLPDGGIMRIGYDTQNGRSYVGIGKLLLDRGELQRGQVSMQGILDYLRADPVRGAAVMNENPSWVFFRELTGPGPLGALGVPITGRASVAADPKYVPLGAPVFLSLDRAEPNGLWIAQDTGGAIKGANRFDSFWGAGEAARALAGGMAARGSALLLLPRASVARLIPPPLPAQ, from the coding sequence GTGATATTGACGGCGGGGGCGCCGCGCGCGCGGACTTTCGGATTCGCGCTGCTCGCTGCCCTGCCGCTGCTGGCTGCCCTGCCGCTGCTGGCGGGCTGCGCTTCGGTCGTTCCTGGGGAGGGCGGCAGCCGCCCGGCGACCGTCGCTCCCGCGCCAGCGCGTCCGCTCGGCACCCCGCGCCCCTATGTGCCGCGTCCGTCCGAGCGCCCCGGCGCCGCCGCGCAGCCGATCCCCGCTACCCCGCTTGCACCGCTTCCCGCCGCCGTGCCCCCCCCCGCCGACGCGACGACCGCCGTCGCCAGCGGCGTGATCGCGGGCCCCGATTTCGCGACGCTCGGCGTGACCGCCGAACAGGCGGCGGCCGCGCTCGCCGCCTTCCGCATCAGCTGCCCTTCGGTCCAGCGGCGCACCGATACGAGCGGGCTGACGCAGGGCGCCGACTGGACCGAAAGCTGCGGCGCGGCGAAGAACTGGACGGACAAGGACGCGCTCGCCTTCTTCACCCGCTATTTCGGCACGGTGCAGATCGGCGCGGGCACCGCCTTCGTCACCGGCTATTACGAACCCGAAATCGCCGCATCGCGTGACCGGCGGCCGGGCTACGACGTCCCCATCTATCGCCGCCCCGCCGATCTCGTCGAAGTCGACCTCGGGCAGTTCGCCGACGATTTGAAGGGGCGCAAGATCCGCGGCCGCGTCGAGGACGGCAAATTCGTCCGCTATTACGACCGCCTGGCGATCGAGAGCGGCGCGCTCGAAGGACGCGGGCTCGAAATCGCCTGGGCCGCCGACGCGGCCGAATTCTTCTTCCTGCAGGTGCAGGGCTCGGGCCGCCTGCGCCTGCCCGATGGCGGCATCATGCGCATCGGCTACGACACGCAGAACGGCCGCTCCTATGTCGGTATCGGCAAGCTGCTGCTCGACCGCGGCGAACTCCAGCGCGGGCAGGTGTCGATGCAGGGCATCCTCGACTATCTGCGCGCCGACCCGGTGCGCGGCGCGGCGGTGATGAACGAGAATCCGAGCTGGGTGTTCTTCCGCGAACTCACCGGCCCCGGTCCGCTCGGCGCTTTGGGCGTTCCGATAACCGGCCGCGCGAGCGTCGCCGCCGATCCCAAATATGTGCCGCTCGGCGCCCCCGTCTTCCTCTCGCTCGACCGGGCCGAGCCAAATGGGCTTTGGATCGCGCAGGATACCGGCGGCGCGATCAAGGGCGCCAACCGCTTCGACAGCTTCTGGGGCGCGGGTGAAGCGGCGCGCGCGCTCGCGGGCGGCATGGCGGCGCGCGGGTCGGCTTTGCTTCTGCTTCCGCGCGCGAGCGTCGCGCGGCTGATTCCGCCCCCGCTCCCGGCGCAGTGA
- a CDS encoding Tim44/TimA family putative adaptor protein: protein MTAFSIVLLAMIAAFLGMRLYSVLGKRTGHEQEPVLPRERAATAPVRLDEGDSASAAAPAPADTSGLVYEPAAEAGLRQLLATDRNFDAGRFMEGAEAAYRMILEAYWKGDRDTLRDLCDDDSYEAFVEAIAAREARGETLDNRLIGIDSAKITAVEMSRGEARVTVRYHADISAVTRDAEGKLIAGSMSDAAQADDLWTFRRQIGSNDPNWVLDEAESA, encoded by the coding sequence GTGACCGCTTTTTCGATCGTCCTGCTCGCCATGATCGCCGCTTTCCTCGGAATGCGGCTCTACTCGGTGCTCGGCAAGCGCACGGGGCATGAGCAGGAACCTGTGCTGCCGCGCGAGCGCGCCGCCACGGCGCCGGTCCGCCTCGACGAGGGCGACAGCGCGTCGGCCGCGGCGCCCGCGCCCGCCGACACATCGGGCCTGGTCTATGAGCCCGCCGCCGAGGCCGGGCTGCGCCAGCTGCTCGCGACCGACCGCAATTTCGACGCCGGCCGCTTCATGGAAGGCGCCGAGGCGGCGTATCGCATGATCCTCGAGGCTTATTGGAAGGGCGACCGCGACACGCTGCGCGACCTGTGCGACGACGACAGCTACGAAGCCTTCGTCGAAGCGATCGCGGCACGCGAGGCGCGGGGCGAAACGCTCGACAACCGCCTGATCGGTATCGATTCGGCCAAGATCACCGCGGTCGAGATGAGCCGCGGCGAAGCGCGCGTCACCGTGCGCTACCATGCCGACATCAGCGCGGTGACGCGCGATGCGGAAGGCAAGCTGATCGCCGGGTCGATGAGCGACGCAGCGCAAGCCGACGACCTTTGGACCTTCCGCCGCCAGATCGGCAGCAACGACCCCAATTGGGTGCTCGACGAAGCCGAATCGGCCTGA